GCCCGGATATATGTCGGGCGCACGATTCCGTCCTTTCACAATGACGCGCACGTCATCGAACGCGGTAAATTGGGAATCATTGGCATGCAGCCGCAGCACGTAGATGCCTGGTAGTGAAAACCGGGCTACAGTGTTGGTATCCTCCCGACGATCGAACGTCACCTGTCCTGGCCCGTGCAGAACAGTCCATGTGTGAAACAATGCTGCACGCTCAGGCAGGCTGTCGTCTTCAACCGAACCCACTATGGCTACGGGCTCGTCGAGTCCAATAGCCTTGTCGGGTCCAGCATCCACCCGCGGCGGCGTGTTCACCCGCACGAGAACTGACATCTCGTCGTGGACGTCGAATTCTCCGTCCGAGCCGGTCAATTGCAAAACGTAATTTCCGGCATTTGTGAATCCAGCAGTCGTTACAGCTGAATCCGCGTTGCTGATCAGCGCACTTCCCGGTCCGGCAGTCGTCTTCCAACTGACAGCGAGCGTTTCAGAGTCCGGCAAGCCGTCATCAGTGACGCGTCCACGCAAGGTGATGCGGTCGGCCGGCGTGCGTGGGAAAGCCCATCGTGCAATGTTATTTACGCTGAATGGACCGGCCCGCGTGAATCGTCCTCCGACGTAAACTCCCGATTCATCCGAAGCGAGTGCCCGAACTTCGCCATCCACGCCGTTCGATTCTCCCGTCCCCAGGGTGGACCAGTATTGCCCATTCCACATGGCAACCCGAGAAGCGGGAATTCCGCCGGCTTCCGTGAAGGAGCCGCCCACGTAGATCTCATGCCCGCGCACGGCGATCGCCTCGACCGCCTGATTCACTCCGTTCGTGGTTGCATCGCCGAGCGACCACCAGCGACTGCCATCCCAACGGGCGACATTTCGCGCCGCGACCCCGCCCGCGTGATCGAAGGTTCCCCCGACGAAGTAATCGCCATTCTCAGCAACAGCCGAAGCAGTCGTGATCGGACGGAGGCCCGCGACGTTGCGCAAGCCGTTGCCCAGCCGTTCCCACGATTGGCCGTTCCATTTGGCGGCGTTGGTTGCAATACCTGTGGCTGTTGCCATCAGAAAATCCCCGGCAACGTACAAATCACCATTCGCCGCCACTGCCAGGCTTGTCACGGTCGCCCGGTAATTGTTCAGGCCTGGAGCAAACGAACCCGGCGTGTCGCGGATGTCTGTAATTCCACTTCCGAACGCGATCCAGTTGGTTCCATCCCATGCGGCAATATGATAGGACCACGAAAAGTTACTGATGGTCTGCGATGTCGCGTTCGTCGGTTGGAAGGCAAAATGGCCGCCGACGTAGACGCGATCGGGAGTAGTCCGAATAACCCGCACATGGTTGCCCGCCTGCTTGAAAACCCATGACCACCAGCGCTCGCCGTCCCACCGCGCAGTCATGTCCATCTGGCCGTCGAGGTTTCCCAAATCCTTCAGGTAACCGCCAATAAACGCCTCGTTGCCGCGCGCTGCGATGCACGAAACAAACTCCGTGCAGAATTCCGAAGCGCAATCCGGAACCACCCAGCCCACCATACCCCCTGTGCATCCAGCCGAATGTCCGCACGTGTTCGGGATGGCATTGGTGTCGAAAAAATTGCGCCACCCCTGCCCGTCCCAGCGGGCCATGCCTTTCGCCGCGATTCCACCTGCTGTTCGAAAAGAACCCGCCACGTAAGCAACTCCGTTCGCCACGTCGAGTCCGTTTCGCTCGACCAATGCGAAGGAATGTCCCATTGCTCCCTCTGTCATTCCAGTTTGCCCAATCGCGGGTTCCCAGCGGGGTGTCTGCGAGAGGGACATGCTCAAATAACTGTTCACATCGCGGGGCAAAATTCCGCCACTGCTTAGGAGCGAAGGATCCGGAATGATTATCACCTGATCCGAACCCGCATCTACTGACGGCGGCAAGTTCTCCGGGTAAATTGTCACAAGAACTTCATCCGAGTCAGTCAGCGCGGAATCGTCGACGGACACCTTGATCCGATACGTGCCTGCGGCCGAGAATGTCGCGAGCGTGTTAGTTGCTGCCGGATTCTCAAACTCGACCGACCCTGGCCCGTCAAGAATGGACCAGGCAATCGACAGCTGATTTTGCGGCAACCCGTCATCGACAACTGCCGCGCGTAGCAATGCGCGATTCGTCCGTCCCACAACGTGGTCCGGTCCCGCGTCAACTATCGGCGCCTGGTTTGCGGGTGCACTTCGGACTGCGACGACAACGTCGCGCGCAACACTCAGTTCCGAATCCGAAGCCGTCACCCGCAACACGTAATCGCCTGGTTGAGAGAAGTGAACAGCGGTCGCCGGTGAGTGGGATTCCGAGAAGTGCGCAACCCCTGATCCGCTTAGCTGCGTCCATGATACCGTGATATGCTTCCCCTCGGGGAGGCTGTCATCGGACACCTGCGCTTGCAGTATTCCGGCTGCAGGAAGAATTACAAATTGCTTTGGCAGCGGTTCGATCGAAGGCGCCGCATTGACCGGCAACACGCGAATCGTCACTTCGTCCGTTGATGTGCACAGCGAGTCGTCTGCCGCCAACTGCAGAACAAACTTACCCGTTTCAAAGAAACGAACGGTCGTGACAGGCAGGTGGGGATTTAGAATCTCCGCTGCGTCAGGCCGTTCAACGCAGCTCCAACGCGCATGCAGCTCTGCGCCTATCCCGTCATCCCACACAACGCCTTCCAACTGTATCGACTCGCCCACTGTCGCGGTTCGATCCTGGCCAGCATCGACGAATGGCGGAGCATTGACTTTGACGATGACATCATCGGAACTCAGCGCCAGCGAATCGTCGCCAACGAATCGGAGAATGTACGTTCCTGTTTCGGAGAATGTCGCTATGGTGGCACCAGCGCCAGAGCCCTCCACCGGATCAAACAACACGTTTCCGGGTCCGGAGATTACTTCCCAACGGCCGCTGATCACCCCGGAGGGCCAGCCGTCATCGAACACAGTCCCTGTTAACGTGACCTGAAGATTCGTGGTAATCCGGTCTGACCCGGCGTCCACGACCGGTGCGCGATTGACGAGCACTTGGAGCATCCGCCGGCTTTCAAGCATTCCGTCCTGTGCCGTCAACGCCAGCACATATAGCCCTTCGTGACTGAAACTCGCGACGGCATTGGTTAAACCGGCATTGGAGAACACGACTGTTCCCGGGCCGCTCACCTTCGTCCATTCGCACACCAGCCAGCCACCTGTCGGAAGACCATCGTCTGTCGCTGCACCGCACAACTCCACGCCGGCGGGAAGGGTGTTCACGACGTCCCTTCCAACCTCAACAGCGGGCGGAGCATTCAACGTGACCAAAAGATCATCATCCGCAGAAACAAACGAGTCACTTGCCCATAAACGCAACACGTACACGCCGGGTTCCGAAAACGTAGCGGCGATCCTCTCATGCTCCCCGCGCGTGAATGTCACGGTTCCGGGACCGCTGATTTTTCGCCACTCAACTTCAGAGATCCACCCGGGGAAATCGTCGTACGCTACAAAACCATTCAATTCCACGGTGTTGGTTGGCCAACCCAGCAGAACATCCGACCCGGCGCTAACAATCGGCACATCGTTTGCGGGACGCACCACAATGTGAACTGTTGCGACAGCCGAATCATTCGTCCCGTCATTGACGCGATACTGAAATTGATCCGTTCCATGAAAGTTCAGTGCAGGCACATAGTTGATGCGCGGCGCTTCACCAAATAATGTGCCGTGTTGTGGGTTTGCCGAGATCCCATATTTGAGCGCTGATCCTTCCACGTCCGATCCACTCAATAGAATTTCGCAAACGGTGTCCTCCACGTTTGTGACGACAAGTGCGTCGGCAACTGGTGGATCGTTTACAGCACGGATAGTGACGTTCACCACGGCGTTTGAGGAATCCAACTGGCCGTCATTGACACTGAAGACAAAGTGGTCGAAGCCGTAAAAATCGGAAGGGGGCGCATAAACCAGATTCGGGGGAGTTCCGGAAATGGTTCCGCGTACAGGCAGTTCAATCAACGAGAAGCTGACATCGTCGCCATCTGCATCCGACGCTGTGAGCAACACGTTTACTGGAATGTCCTCGTCGGTCGCGACGTGCAAGGACTCCGCTGCAGGTGGGCGGTTTGGCCGATTGACCGTGATGACGATCTGGTCCCGCGCTATTAACTCCGAATCACTCGCGGCAAGCTCCAGCACATACAAACCTGGCGCATCGAATCGCACCGTGGTGTGGGTCGCACCTGAGTTCCCAAAAAGGGCGTTTCCGGGTCCGCTCAGCTTCGACCAGTTTGCTGATACTATCCGGTTTATTGGGAGGTTATCATCAGTGACCACGCCAGCGAGCGATGCCGTTTCTGAAAGCTCCAATGTCTGGTCTGGTCCGGCGTTGACCGTTGGAGCGACGTTGTGCTGGCCGCAACCTACAAAGCCAAGAAAACGAACGTCTATTCGGTTCTGCTGCGGCAGTTGGTAGTCGAGAAGCCTGATTCGTGCGAACGCGCGAACACGAAATTCTGCGTTGGCGCCCTGCCCTCGCGCGGCATCCCAAACAGGTACGACGATATCTTGGGATTTCAGCCGATCCAACGCATCCCGCACCTTCTTGCTATTCGACACGCCAGGCTTGGATCGCACCCAAGCTCCCTGGCGCATGGGATGCGCAGCGCCGCTGGCATCGACAAATAGATCGCTATTTCCGGGAGGCGTGAGACTTGCAACGAGCGTGGGTTCGCTGGCGCTTCCGTTCCAGCTCAACCACCCAAAGCTCCCCGGTTGTGTGCCGTTCCCAAACGCATTCACCACCGCTCCCGGACTGATGTTGGCCACTGCGCTCCACGGCACGGCGATGGGATACAACTCACAGCCGGAAGTGGCCCCTCGAAGCGACGACGCGCACAAGAAGACATTGATTAGAAGAAAAATCCCTGCGTGTTTGACGAGATGAATCCCAAGCCCTTTGAATCCCATGATGTCCCCTATTCCTTTGCCCGCTTTGTTACGATCGCCCTGGATGGTTCCCTTTGTAACCCGCCCTGAAGGTGTGAAGTTCCTATCAAAATAAACAACAACTCTGCAAGAACTATTTCCCACGTTCGACGCAAGTCTCAGCGCGACAACAAAATTGAATGGGTGTCAGCAGAATTTTGTGGTGAAGCGTCGCCCGGCGGCGAACACTATCGCGCGCGAATGACTCTGTGTTATGGCCAATAACAATTTCCGCGACGCGATCATCAGCTTCATCCATGAGAACGCGAAGCCCGTCGACAAGTTCAGCCATCAGCCGCGCCTTTACGCGCTGACACGGCTGATCGGCGCGGGTGAGGCTTGCGATGATGATGTCGTGTTCGCCGCCGTCTGGCTCCATGATCTCGGCGTGTTTGTGGGACATCGGCCCGAGGATCCCGATGCCCTGGCGCGTTGGGATTGCGTCGCGTATGCCGTTCAGCAAGCGCCACGCATTCTTGCCGATCTCGGCTTTCCAAAGGAGAAAATTCCTGCTGCGGTTGAAGCGATTCGAACGCATCAGTCCAACGCGGAACCAGCGTCAATCGAGGCAGCGATCGTTCGGGATGCGGATATCCTCGAGCAACTCGGCGCAACCGCTGTGTTGCGCACGACGTGCAAGATCGGACGCGATACGCGCTTCAAAACATTCCCCGACGCGCTGCGGGCG
The sequence above is drawn from the Verrucomicrobiia bacterium genome and encodes:
- a CDS encoding HD domain-containing protein; this encodes MANNNFRDAIISFIHENAKPVDKFSHQPRLYALTRLIGAGEACDDDVVFAAVWLHDLGVFVGHRPEDPDALARWDCVAYAVQQAPRILADLGFPKEKIPAAVEAIRTHQSNAEPASIEAAIVRDADILEQLGATAVLRTTCKIGRDTRFKTFPDALRALRQQLESLPAQLRLVRSRELAVPRVEILRQFLEAAEAEGAAAERGVHAA